The sequence below is a genomic window from Sulfurihydrogenibium subterraneum DSM 15120.
CAAAAGACCTTCCAGATGGGTCTGTTATATTTGCAGAGTATCAAACCCAAGGGAAAGGAAGAAAAGGAAGAAGCTGGATAAGTTCAAAATATAAAGGTCTTTACTTTTCAATTGTTTTAAAACCTGAGATTGAAGTTATTCATTTATCAAAGTTTTCACTACTTTTTCCTTACAGTATTTTTAAAACTTTAAAATCTTTTATAAATTCAGATTTAAAAATAAAGTGGCCTAATGACTTGTATCTAAACAGTAAAAAGTTAGCAGGCTTTTTGATAGAGAGCTCCATAGAAAACAACATTCTTACAAAACTTATAGTAGGAGTAGGTATTAATATTAATCAAGATTTACAAGACTTTCCTGAAGATATAAATCAGATAGCCACATCTTTGAAGATAGAAGAAGGTAAAGAATTTTCTAGAAAAGAAATTTTTCTTAAGATACTTTCAAACTTAGAAAAAGATTACTTAAAATTTATAAAAGACAAATACTTAGACGTTAAAGAAATAGAAAAAAATCTTCTGTGGCTTGGGGAAAATGTTTCTATTTACGAAGATGGTAAGGTAGTTGCGGCGGGGGTTCTAAAAGGTTTAAACAGTGATGGATCTTTAATTCTCTCTACTAAAGAAGGTGAAGAAGTTATTTATGTTGGGGATTTGAGTTTAAGGGGATAAAGAGAGCGAGAGACGGGACTCGAACCCGCGACCTATTCCTTGGCAAGGAATCGCTCTACCAACTGAGCTACTCTCGCATATTCGGAATATATATTATATACAATTTTCTGGGAAAAATCAAGTCTTTGTATAAGTTCTATACATCATGAACACCCACACCTAAAAAATTTTATCACATTTTATTAAGCATGTCTGCAGGAGTTTTATATCCTAAAGAGTAGTGCGGTCTTATAAAATTGTATTTTTCCACATAACTACTTAATCTTCTATTCATCTCATCTATCGTATATTCCATTTTCTCTATTAACCATAATTCCTCTTCTATTGTCTTTTTTCTTTGCTTGTAGGTATGCTGATATTTTCTCTTTACTCCATGTGGGATTTTCTTTCCTGATTTTTATTACTTTTGTTTGATAGTTTTTTTGGAAAGAGTTTTGTTATATACATTGGCGTTCCTATAATGCCTTTCATTTTACCTACCTCCTGTTTAGTAAATTTATTTTACAGAGGTAGGTGTTCACTGTCTATATGAACTTATACACTCTGTCTCTAAAGATGGTTTTAATTCTCTCCTTAAAATTGTATCCTCTCTTAATAACCCTGTTGTCCTTATCGAATCTTCTTCCCGTTATCACATCCCTCTCTCTTCTTTCCTCGTCTCTCATAATATCCCTGTCTACATCGCTAATCCTAAAACTGTCTTTAATTTCATTAAGTTTAAATCCCCTAATAATCCTTCTAAATCTGATACTAAAGATGCTTTCCTTATCGCTCTGTTTGCTAAGTATGAGTCTAAAAATATTAAACCTTATTCTATCTCTGATTATCTTAAGCTTATTGCTCGTAAGATTGAATCTATCTCTCAGGAAATTGCTAAAACTAAAACTCAAATTATTCATGCTCTTGATGTGTTGTTCCCTGAGCTTGATAACCATGTTAATGTTTTCTCTAAGGCTGTCTTGAATCTTCTGTTCTCTTTCCCTTCTGCTTATGTTATCGCTAAGGCTGATGTTATGGATGTTGAAAAGTTCTTCTATTCTTCTATAGGTAGAAAGGTATCTATATCTGCAGAGGATGTTATTAATTTGGCTAAAAACTCTGTTGGTGTTAATATTGTTGCTTTGAAGGTTTCTCTTAAGGTTGATATTGAAAGACTTTTGTTCCTTGAAAAGCAGGTTAAAGAGCTTGAGGATGTTTTTGTTGATTTGATGAAGGATTTTTTTTGTGAAGATGTAGAGATTGTTTCTTCTATAGCTGGTGTTTCTGAAAAGCTTGCGTGTAGTTTTATTTCTGAGATTGAAAGTATAAGTAGGTTTGAAAATGCTAAGAAGCTTATTAGTTATGCTGGGACTGACCCTGTTGTTAAGCAGTCTGGTAGGTGGAAAGTTAGAATGAGTATATCTAAACAGGGTAATCCTCATTTGAGGAATATTCTTTATCAGATGGCTACTGGTGTTGTTATGTGGAATGATGTGTTTAAGGAGTATTACAGGAGGAAGTATGAGCAGTTTAAAAGTAGGAAGAAAGCTATGATTGCTGTTGTTAATAAGCTTGTTCGTGTCGTATTTGCTATGCTGTCTAAACGGGTGTTTTCTGATATACAAGCTTTAGTATTATAAGCTCTAGTATTTCTTCAGGCTTTTTGTTTACTTTAATATAATATTCTCCATCTGTTTCATATTCTTCTTCAAAAAAATCTAAAATCTTTTTTAGACCGTATATACCCAAATCATACTGAAAGCTTCCTGTTAATACATATTTCATTCCAAAACCTCCACCATTCCAAAACCTTGACCTGTTCTGTTTCCTATACCTATCTTATACAAGAGCTCTAAATCTTTTGGATGACCTGAAAGTTTAAAAATTCCTGTGTTTCCTGTTAAATACATTACAGGCTTTCCTGTTTTTTCTCTAAAAGATTTAAGTGTGTGTTTAACAACCTGTTTACTCATTTTTATCGGTTCAAATTTTAAGGGTTTTTCAAGACCTTTTCCTTTTATGTGAGGAGATGAAAGTATTCTATCGGTTATCTGGTTTAATTCTTTTTCAAAATTTTTGTCTGAAAAGAGGACTGGGTTGTCGTTTTTGTCTTCTACAATAATAGGAGCGTTTGCTTTAAAAATTACAGTATCACTTCTTATGGGCTTTTCGTTTAAAACGTCAACTCTTTTTATCTTAAGAATGACTCTTTCTCCGTTTACCAGCATATTTTCATGAGAGCTAAAGTCAAAATTTTTTAGTTTTTTTAGTCCGTTAAATAGCGTTATAACAAATCTGTAATCAGCAGAAGATATAAACAAGCTAAAATATGAATCTTTAGAATAAAAAAAGTAGTCTTTAACTGTAAAGTTGTTATCTATCTGAATTTCAGCTTCTTTGATTTCTTTATTTGGTGGTGGGACTAAGTTAAACGTAAAAGGTTTTGTTATTTTGTTTTCATACAGAAAATCTTTATACTCTTTGTCTGAATTTTTAAGAGCTTCTTTGATTAGAGAAAGTATTCTATGTCTGTATAAAAATGGAATCATCGGAGCTTCTAACATTATTTTTATTCTCACAAATTTCCCCCAAAAAGAGCTTTAGTATATTATAACAATAATTTTTGGATTTTCTGACAAGTTGGACTTAATAATAGTTGAAAATCAAGGTAATAATACTGCTAATACATAACTCTTTAACTTTTCAAAGTTTTCTTGGGATTGCTGGGATTTATAAATCTTCAGCAGTCTTATTAACTCTTCTTTATTTTTTAATCCTCTACTAATAAACTGGACTATATTCAACACATTTTTTGGTTTTAAGGATTTTGTAGCTCTTTCAAAGTCTATAAGATAAAGTTTTTGATTTTTATCAACAAGGACGTTTGTATATGGTCGGTGCATCTCTCCTTTGTCTATCTTTAAGGTGTCTAAAATAAACCCTTGGTCTAAGAGTTGAGTTATTAAGTGTTTGTAGTTATCTTTATTCAGAACTTCGTTAAGAGGCTTTCCATCTATGTACTGGTAGGCTATAAAGTCTTCTCCTGAAAACTTATATACAGATCCTATACCGTGCTTGTTTACTTGCTGTAGTATTATCCCTTCTTTTTGGATAGGATGTTTGTGTATGTCTTCAGATGCAACTTTAAATGCTAAGTCCTGACCTTCAAAATTACCTCTGTAAACTACAGCTCTCCAACCTTCACCGATTTTTGTTAGATTTTCTATTTTAGGTTTTATATCGGAGAATTTTAACAATTTTTTATTTACCTATATGACTCCAAATTTCGTTATCGATGTTATGTAAAACGTATTCAGGAGCTCTAAGCTTCACCACATACTTTCCATCTATCTGTAAAATGCTCCCATTTTCATCTTTTTCAAAGACTGCATCAATAACAAGCTGTTTTCCTTTATAAACTTTGTATCCGTCTGGAAGTTCTTCAAGCTTATCAAATCTAAGCATATTTGCTTGCTTTTGTAGTATATCTTTTATCATCTCTTTTTTAGGAAATGATACAACTCTCTCTGATATCTGCTCGTTGTAATATTTATCGTTAAACCAAACTAAAATTGAAAAGACTATCACTGTCAAATCTATAAAGCCAAATGTGATAGCATACTTTGTATCTCCTTTTACTAAGAAGACAAAAGTTAATGCTAACAAAAGAAAGATTATTGTTAAAGTAATTTTTTTCAACATAAACGTCCTCTTACTGTTTGATTACTTCTACATTTTTTGGCAGTTTAAAGTCTATAGTTATTGGAGTGCTGAGATATTTAAAATATTTAAACTCTAACTCTATCTTATTTCCATCTGAGTCTATAGCAGATATTTTTTGCAGTTTTAAAGTATTTTTTTCTATTGTAAGCTCAAGTGATTTAACGTCGTTGCTATTTTTAGGTATTAGGTCTAATATTACAGAATTTTTATTCTCTTGATGAGATTTTACGCTAAAAACTTTGTTTATTGGTTTGTTGTCAACGAATATGCTTATCACATCTGTTATAAGTAGGCTGTTTTGTGGTGATGTTATTACAGCTTGGTTTTCTTGTAGGTTGTAGAGAATTATTTTCTCTTTTGTCATAAAAATGATTTGCTTATATGGTTTTGTGTAATCTAATTTTATAGTCAGTGGTTTTGAAGCTTTTACTTCTCCTGTAAATACGTCTGGATTTTTAAAGCCTGCTTGATAGGTTTTTTGGGTGAATTCAGACTCAAAGCCTTTTATCTCGTTTAGTTTTTTTTGAAATTCAGATAAAAAATCCTGTCCAAAGGACAGGTTAAATAAAAGAAGGATTATAGATAGATACTTCATTAGTATAACCACATTGCAAGTTTTTTCCTATACTCTTTTGTAAGTGGATGGGACTCTCCAAGGAGTGTAAAGATAGAAACCATCGCTTTTCTTGCTCCGTCATCTTTAAACTTTCTGTCTTGTTTTACTATCTCTAAGAATAATTTTAGAGCTTCTTCGTAATTTTCTTCTACCGCGTAGCAAGAAGCTTGAGCATATAGTTTTTCTAACTCCGTGTTTACCTCTTTGTTTTCACACTCTTTTTTGAGCTGGATAAACTCTTTTAATGCTTGTGCTTGTGTAAAGTACTCTTTATCGTACTCTTTTATTGAGTTTAAAAGTTTTTCAGCTTCTTCAAGATGGTTAGTTTTTATCATAAACTTAGAAGCTTCTATTATAAGTTTTTTATTTTCTGGGTACTTTTCTACAGCTTCTTTGAAAAGCTGGTAAGCTCCTTCTCT
It includes:
- a CDS encoding biotin--[acetyl-CoA-carboxylase] ligase, with amino-acid sequence MIDEIELVKLLKSRKISGEEIAKHFGTSRVAVWKKINKLKSLGYEILTDKDGYKIEKSPDKPLSAEILPDLNTKFLGKSYYYFEEINSTNTYAKSKDLPDGSVIFAEYQTQGKGRKGRSWISSKYKGLYFSIVLKPEIEVIHLSKFSLLFPYSIFKTLKSFINSDLKIKWPNDLYLNSKKLAGFLIESSIENNILTKLIVGVGININQDLQDFPEDINQIATSLKIEEGKEFSRKEIFLKILSNLEKDYLKFIKDKYLDVKEIEKNLLWLGENVSIYEDGKVVAAGVLKGLNSDGSLILSTKEGEEVIYVGDLSLRG
- a CDS encoding integrase core domain-containing protein, producing MPHGVKRKYQHTYKQRKKTIEEELWLIEKMEYTIDEMNRRLSSYVEKYNFIRPHYSLGYKTPADMLNKM
- a CDS encoding IS110 family transposase, which encodes MVSSLNNPVVLIESSSRYHIPLSSFLVSHNIPVYIANPKTVFNFIKFKSPNNPSKSDTKDAFLIALFAKYESKNIKPYSISDYLKLIARKIESISQEIAKTKTQIIHALDVLFPELDNHVNVFSKAVLNLLFSFPSAYVIAKADVMDVEKFFYSSIGRKVSISAEDVINLAKNSVGVNIVALKVSLKVDIERLLFLEKQVKELEDVFVDLMKDFFCEDVEIVSSIAGVSEKLACSFISEIESISRFENAKKLISYAGTDPVVKQSGRWKVRMSISKQGNPHLRNILYQMATGVVMWNDVFKEYYRRKYEQFKSRKKAMIAVVNKLVRVVFAMLSKRVFSDIQALVL
- the cas6 gene encoding CRISPR-associated endoribonuclease Cas6 produces the protein MRIKIMLEAPMIPFLYRHRILSLIKEALKNSDKEYKDFLYENKITKPFTFNLVPPPNKEIKEAEIQIDNNFTVKDYFFYSKDSYFSLFISSADYRFVITLFNGLKKLKNFDFSSHENMLVNGERVILKIKRVDVLNEKPIRSDTVIFKANAPIIVEDKNDNPVLFSDKNFEKELNQITDRILSSPHIKGKGLEKPLKFEPIKMSKQVVKHTLKSFREKTGKPVMYLTGNTGIFKLSGHPKDLELLYKIGIGNRTGQGFGMVEVLE
- a CDS encoding serine/threonine protein kinase, giving the protein MLKFSDIKPKIENLTKIGEGWRAVVYRGNFEGQDLAFKVASEDIHKHPIQKEGIILQQVNKHGIGSVYKFSGEDFIAYQYIDGKPLNEVLNKDNYKHLITQLLDQGFILDTLKIDKGEMHRPYTNVLVDKNQKLYLIDFERATKSLKPKNVLNIVQFISRGLKNKEELIRLLKIYKSQQSQENFEKLKSYVLAVLLP
- a CDS encoding LolA family protein gives rise to the protein MKYLSIILLLFNLSFGQDFLSEFQKKLNEIKGFESEFTQKTYQAGFKNPDVFTGEVKASKPLTIKLDYTKPYKQIIFMTKEKIILYNLQENQAVITSPQNSLLITDVISIFVDNKPINKVFSVKSHQENKNSVILDLIPKNSNDVKSLELTIEKNTLKLQKISAIDSDGNKIELEFKYFKYLSTPITIDFKLPKNVEVIKQ
- the trxA gene encoding thioredoxin — protein: MIIDVNSDNFSEVLEKSYENLVVVDFWAPWCGPCRALKPILEKLSKEFGFILAKVNTDENPDIAQEFGVHGIPDVRIIKDGKVVDKFVGALPESQVRNIISKYIKSQADKIIEEASMMILSGNREGAYQLFKEAVEKYPENKKLIIEASKFMIKTNHLEEAEKLLNSIKEYDKEYFTQAQALKEFIQLKKECENKEVNTELEKLYAQASCYAVEENYEEALKLFLEIVKQDRKFKDDGARKAMVSIFTLLGESHPLTKEYRKKLAMWLY